The proteins below come from a single Vanessa atalanta chromosome 21, ilVanAtal1.2, whole genome shotgun sequence genomic window:
- the LOC125072403 gene encoding leucine-rich repeat-containing protein 24-like encodes MGIRALLCAILIVLIRPSGSDWLSCGHIRECHCKWSSGKKTASCITSGLTQIPRLATDIQVLDLHGNPLNELQEDAFASIELLNLQRLNLSSTNLRYLHQNAFNELRILIELDLSRNFLTELSPNTFKGNERLRLLVLNDNPLSKLVAQQFPPLQHLKKLELSRCRLRKVHPFAFVNLRALETVQVHQNLLSYLHQDTFNLPVLKTLTLSDNPWYCDCRLRKFHEWFLNSNLGNEEVFCAGPENKAHLSWLDIKDEDMVCPPSVITSPSVIRTETGADIAFGCFVRGDPTPSVTWSFRHMVITNKTNSDSEIFVFNYSIEHFNEDLNDFINKSAQWFNVTVSNVTSDLAGEWRCNAKSSAGESSAYLTLFLPKARTATARSAPDYSKFFIAIGAVFAMASTGFIAACVCWKIRRRHVPPSRSFTDQEKKLLDTSLAVSCDRTSVEMGSSYGFEMFDRSMSMESEDTQRCMEPVQITIEGPSGSFPPPPAEFSIPAPYGNIFISVQVTGHNEEYPDLLGGGATLPRRSRTCFLKSAYDNMGPRVTAAGSSTWSLPGAKADSKSNKETTAIAPLSTFSTEFTAL; translated from the coding sequence ATGGGCATTCGTGCACTGTTGTGCGCAATCCTGATCGTTCTCATCAGACCTTCAGGAAGCGACTGGCTAAGTTGCGGCCACATCAGAGAATGTCACTGCAAATGGTCCTCCGGCAAGAAAACTGCATCATGCATAACATCAGGTCTGACCCAGATACCTCGATTAGCAACAGATATACAAGTTTTAGATTTACACGGGAACCCTTTAAACGAACTCCAGGAAGATGCTTTTGCAAGCATAGAACTACTAAACTTACAACGACTGAACCTCAGCTCTACAAATCTACGCTACTTGCATCAAAACGCCTTCAACGAACTTCGCATTTTGATAGAATTAGATCTTTCAAGGAACTTCCTCACAGAACTTTCACCTAACACTTTCAAAGGAAACGAACGTTTGAGGCTTTTAGTCCTTAACGACAACCCTTTAAGTAAATTAGTCGCACAGCAATTCCCACCCTTACAACATTTAAAGAAACTAGAACTTTCGAGATGCCGACTCCGCAAAGTTCACCCTTTTGCCTTTGTGAATTTGCGGGCGCTAGAAACTGTCCAAGtacatcaaaatttactttcatatttacaCCAGGATACATTCAACCTACCTGTGTTAAAAACTTTAACGCTCTCCGACAACCCATGGTACTGCGATTGTAGGTTAAGAAAATTTCACGAATGGTTTCTAAATAGCAATCTTGGAAACGAAGAAGTTTTTTGCGCTGGTCCAGAGAATAAAGCACATTTATCATGGTTGGATATAAAAGACGAAGATATGGTATGCCCCCCCTCAGTCATAACAAGTCCATCCGTGATCAGAACTGAAACGGGAGCCGACATTGCCTTTGGGTGCTTTGTCCGAGGTGATCCTACACCAAGTGTCACGTGGTCTTTCCGTCACATGGTAATTACAAATAAGACTAATAGTGATAgtgaaatttttgtttttaattattctatagaACACTTTAATGAGGATCTTaatgactttataaataaaagcgcACAGTGGTTTAACGTGACAGTAAGTAATGTTACGAGTGATTTAGCAGGAGAATGGCGCTGTAACGCTAAAAGTTCAGCGGGGGAATCTAGTGCTTATCTTACCTTATTCTTACCTAAGGCAAGAACTGCTACTGCGAGAAGTGCGCCAGATTACTCCAAATTTTTTATAGCTATCGGAGCTGTATTCGCTATGGCGAGTACAGGATTCATAGCGGCCTGCGTTTGTTGGAAAATAAGGCGTCGACATGTTCCTCCAAGCAGGAGTTTTACAGATCAAGAGAAAAAATTACTGGATACCTCGTTGGCTGTCAGCTGCGATAGAACAAGTGTTGAAATGGGATCGTCGTATGGCTTCGAAATGTTTGACAGATCAATGTCAATGGAAAGTGAAGATACTCAGAGATGTATGGAACCGGTTCAAATAACAATCGAAGGACCATCTGGCTCATTTCCTCCACCACCAGCTGAATTTTCAATACCAGCACCttatggtaatatttttatatcagtgCAGGTAACAGGACATAATGAAGAATACCCGGATCTGTTAGGTGGCGGCGCAACTTTACCGAGACGAAGTAGGACTTGTTTTTTGAAATCAGCGTATGATAATATGGGACCTAGAGTGACGGCTGCTGGTAGCTCAACTTGGTCATTGCCTGGAGCGAAGGCTGACTCAAAATCGAATAAGGAAACCACAGCAATAGCACCACTGTCTACTTTTTCAACTGAATTTACTGCTCTGTAa